A genomic segment from Candidatus Methylomirabilota bacterium encodes:
- a CDS encoding diguanylate cyclase: MATILIVDDEPMLRQMVREHLERHGLQIEEAENGQEALEFAHRVNPDLILLDIMLPDLDGLQVCQTLREHEATRAIPVVLLTSKDGLEDRIRGLDAGANDFLTKPVQPGELLARVKAHLRTRELWEELEQRRKDLAQLLELSKAVASTLRPSEIFHLIVERTAQLVSAMRCSLVIVGDAEKGYVVASQDNPRITRLPITLERYPEIQEAIRRQQPVVVEDVSQDPLMAGVWDVMVPLEFRTLLVVPINLRAKVVGTLVLRMARSGSPFDTRELQLCQLIGEVAAIALQNAHLFESLEHANLNLEQLTLIDDLTQAYNRRFLFRKLEEEVERSKWYGQPLCCIMLDVDDFKEVNDRYGHAQGDVILKELANVIQDVIRRGDVLARYGGEEFVLLLPQTEGEGAWIEAERIRRTIREHRFPGIEPLLPLTMSLGIANYPLNSITEASDLLKLADRAMYAAKHAGKDGIACSWAPSGTSD, encoded by the coding sequence ATGGCGACCATCCTGATCGTCGACGATGAGCCGATGCTGCGGCAGATGGTCCGGGAGCACCTGGAGAGGCATGGCCTTCAGATCGAGGAGGCGGAAAACGGCCAGGAGGCCCTGGAGTTTGCCCACCGGGTAAACCCAGACCTTATCCTCCTTGACATTATGCTGCCGGACCTCGACGGGCTTCAGGTGTGTCAAACCCTCAGGGAGCACGAGGCTACTCGGGCCATCCCGGTGGTGCTCCTCACTTCCAAGGACGGCCTAGAGGATCGGATCCGGGGCCTGGATGCGGGGGCCAACGACTTCCTGACAAAGCCTGTGCAGCCAGGTGAGCTCTTGGCCCGGGTCAAGGCCCATCTGCGTACGCGAGAGTTATGGGAAGAGCTGGAGCAGCGACGGAAGGACTTGGCCCAGCTCCTCGAGCTGTCGAAAGCCGTCGCCTCCACCCTCCGGCCATCGGAAATCTTCCACCTCATTGTCGAGCGTACCGCCCAATTGGTTAGCGCCATGCGCTGCTCGCTCGTCATCGTCGGAGATGCAGAGAAGGGCTATGTCGTCGCTTCTCAGGATAATCCGAGAATCACGCGTCTGCCAATCACACTAGAGCGGTATCCGGAGATTCAGGAGGCAATCCGGCGCCAGCAACCGGTCGTGGTGGAGGATGTGAGCCAGGATCCGCTCATGGCTGGAGTGTGGGACGTGATGGTCCCGTTGGAGTTCCGGACTCTCCTCGTGGTGCCGATCAACCTGCGCGCCAAGGTGGTGGGAACGCTCGTCCTCCGGATGGCGCGCTCGGGCTCTCCCTTTGACACGAGAGAACTGCAACTCTGTCAGCTCATCGGTGAAGTCGCCGCCATCGCCCTGCAGAACGCCCACCTCTTCGAGAGCCTGGAGCATGCCAACCTGAACCTGGAGCAGCTCACGCTGATCGACGATTTGACTCAGGCGTACAACCGTCGCTTCCTCTTCCGAAAGTTAGAGGAGGAAGTGGAGCGCTCCAAGTGGTATGGGCAGCCACTCTGCTGCATCATGCTTGATGTGGACGACTTTAAGGAGGTCAACGATCGTTACGGACATGCCCAAGGGGACGTGATCCTGAAAGAGCTGGCAAACGTGATCCAAGACGTGATCCGGCGGGGGGATGTGCTCGCGCGGTATGGCGGAGAGGAGTTCGTGCTCCTCCTCCCTCAGACAGAGGGGGAGGGAGCCTGGATAGAGGCGGAACGTATCCGGCGGACGATCCGCGAGCATCGGTTTCCCGGGATTGAGCCTCTTCTGCCTTTGACGATGAGCCTGGGGATTGCCAACTATCCTTTGAACTCCATCACGGAGGCGAGCGACCTCCTGAAGCTAGCTGACCGGGCCATGTACGCTGCGAAGCATGCCGGCAAAGACGGCATCGCGTGTTCATGGGCGCCATCGGGGACTTCTGATTGA